The following coding sequences lie in one Moritella viscosa genomic window:
- the ppiA gene encoding peptidyl-prolyl cis-trans isomerase A: MFNTAIAAETKALIKTNLGEITIELYPEQAPVSVANFISYVENDFYSGIIFHRVIPGFMAQTGGFNENLEKQTTKAPIINEANNGLSNERGTLSLARTNNPNSATSQFFINLKDNNFLNRSGSSASQAGYAVFGRVIKGMDVVDKMAKQPTGKKKHYSDVPLTNIVIESITMLK, from the coding sequence ATGTTTAATACCGCGATAGCGGCAGAAACTAAAGCTTTAATCAAAACTAACCTTGGCGAGATTACGATTGAACTATACCCAGAACAAGCCCCCGTGTCTGTGGCTAATTTTATCAGTTATGTTGAAAATGATTTTTACAGTGGCATTATTTTTCACCGCGTGATCCCTGGATTTATGGCTCAAACGGGTGGTTTTAATGAAAACCTTGAAAAACAGACAACGAAAGCACCAATTATTAATGAAGCGAATAATGGCTTGAGTAACGAGCGTGGGACACTGTCATTAGCGCGTACTAATAATCCAAATTCAGCAACGTCGCAGTTTTTCATCAATCTAAAAGACAATAACTTTTTAAACCGTTCGGGTTCAAGTGCTTCACAAGCGGGTTATGCTGTGTTTGGCCGTGTAATTAAAGGAATGGATGTTGTTGATAAGATGGCAAAACAACCAACTGGTAAAAAGAAGCATTACAGTGATGTACCATTAACTAACATTGTTATTGAAAGTATTACTATGTTGAAATAG
- a CDS encoding putative lipoprotein — MKLSHQMPSSLLLRRKNNMLKKLLLNISLLLLTACASAPQQVNITAEPAPLTTQYPGTLVSLTSKDIRDANYLIAIHKVGEPAQLLNNQNSLVNLITAKLQLGWEQQGLVFSPQADIAINLELQTARIDVQQDSFEHQAESSLMLIVSIDNEGQTLTKQFRSASTLTGAFSPSMNDLETKFSQQLSSLLNDVFNDQQISDYLTR, encoded by the coding sequence ATGAAATTGTCGCATCAAATGCCAAGTTCGTTATTATTAAGGCGCAAAAATAATATGCTAAAGAAACTACTCTTAAATATCAGTCTATTACTACTAACCGCCTGTGCGAGTGCCCCTCAGCAAGTTAATATTACGGCTGAGCCAGCACCATTAACAACGCAATATCCAGGTACTTTGGTTTCGCTAACAAGTAAAGACATCCGTGATGCGAATTACTTAATTGCTATCCATAAAGTCGGAGAACCAGCACAGTTACTTAATAACCAAAATTCACTGGTTAACCTTATAACGGCGAAACTACAACTGGGGTGGGAGCAACAGGGCCTAGTGTTCTCACCACAAGCTGACATCGCGATTAATCTTGAACTGCAAACCGCAAGAATTGATGTTCAGCAAGATAGCTTTGAGCATCAAGCTGAATCAAGTCTAATGCTGATCGTATCAATTGATAATGAAGGTCAAACACTAACGAAGCAATTTCGCAGTGCATCAACCTTAACAGGCGCATTTAGCCCGTCAATGAATGACTTAGAAACGAAGTTTTCTCAGCAATTATCGTCGCTATTGAACGATGTGTTTAATGATCAACAAATCAGTGATTATCTAACACGTTAA
- the rlmG gene encoding ribosomal RNA large subunit methyltransferase G, producing the protein MNTELSLESIELSLYRYPKRSVEQLQAWDSADEYILNTVADLTLAEQSSILIFNDSFGALTCANNQHNVTTVSDSWISHAAIAQNLDENELSTEQIKVQDCLAALPKNIDLVLIKIPRTLSLLEHQLAMLSHVVTSNTKIIAGAKAKDIHNSTLALFEKYLGETKTSLAKKKSRLIFSTITETKALEIPAPVTWDVTKTNISLSNHANVFSRNNLDIGGNFFMQHLPKGEYQHIIDLGCGNGIIGITAARLNPQAKITFVDESFMAISSAKENAAANIASHEPDVEFLVNNCLYDYEPHSVDLVLCNPPFHQEKAITDHIAWQMFKDAHRALAWGGALYIVGNRHLDYHIKLDRLFDNHEIVASNAKFVIIKAQK; encoded by the coding sequence ATGAACACTGAACTATCTCTTGAAAGTATCGAATTATCTTTGTACCGCTACCCTAAACGTAGCGTTGAGCAACTGCAAGCTTGGGACTCTGCTGATGAGTATATTCTTAATACTGTTGCAGATTTAACGCTCGCTGAACAATCTTCAATACTTATCTTCAATGATAGTTTTGGTGCATTAACCTGTGCGAATAATCAACATAATGTCACGACAGTAAGTGATTCGTGGATCAGCCATGCGGCAATCGCGCAAAATCTAGATGAAAATGAGTTAAGCACAGAACAAATAAAAGTCCAAGACTGTCTTGCTGCGTTACCGAAAAATATTGATTTAGTATTAATTAAGATCCCACGCACATTATCTTTATTAGAGCATCAACTTGCAATGCTTAGCCATGTTGTTACCTCTAACACAAAGATCATTGCGGGTGCAAAAGCAAAAGATATTCATAATTCGACCTTAGCGTTATTTGAAAAGTACCTCGGCGAAACTAAAACATCATTAGCGAAGAAAAAATCACGTTTGATTTTCTCGACTATCACAGAAACGAAAGCATTAGAAATCCCAGCGCCAGTGACTTGGGATGTAACGAAAACAAATATCTCGCTATCTAATCATGCCAATGTGTTTTCACGTAACAATTTAGACATTGGTGGCAACTTCTTTATGCAGCATTTACCAAAAGGTGAATACCAGCATATTATCGATCTTGGCTGTGGTAACGGTATTATCGGTATTACTGCGGCACGCTTAAACCCACAAGCTAAAATCACCTTTGTGGATGAGTCATTTATGGCCATTTCATCAGCGAAAGAAAATGCAGCGGCTAATATCGCCAGTCACGAGCCTGACGTTGAATTTTTAGTGAATAACTGCCTTTACGATTACGAACCACACAGTGTTGACCTTGTACTATGCAACCCTCCATTCCACCAAGAAAAAGCCATTACCGATCATATTGCATGGCAAATGTTCAAAGATGCTCACCGTGCATTAGCTTGGGGTGGCGCACTTTATATTGTTGGTAATCGTCATCTTGATTACCATATCAAACTTGACCGCCTATTCGATAATCATGAAATTGTCGCATCAAATGCCAAGTTCGTTATTATTAAGGCGCAAAAATAA
- the bolA gene encoding BolA protein gives MSLGNDIKQQLLASFDIQHLDVACDSHKHNVPPGTEIHFSVVIVATEFEGKMLIARHRMVNTALVTQFEAGIHALSIHAYTPEQWAKKNDQDQKIPESPDCLG, from the coding sequence ATGTCATTAGGTAACGATATTAAACAGCAGTTATTGGCGAGCTTTGATATTCAGCATTTAGATGTGGCTTGCGATAGTCATAAACACAATGTGCCACCGGGTACCGAAATCCATTTTTCGGTAGTGATCGTTGCGACGGAATTTGAAGGGAAAATGTTGATTGCGCGTCATCGCATGGTTAACACTGCGTTGGTGACTCAATTTGAAGCAGGTATTCACGCATTATCAATTCATGCTTATACCCCTGAACAATGGGCTAAAAAAAATGATCAAGATCAAAAAATTCCTGAGTCTCCAGATTGTTTAGGTTAA
- the nqrA gene encoding Na(+)-translocating NADH-ubiquinone reductase subunit A, translating into MITIKKGLDLPIAGKPEQVIHDGPAIKRVAVLGEEYIGMRPTMSIKVGDRVKKGQVLFEDKKTPGVKYTAFAAGTIAEVNRGAKRVLQSVVIDVDGDESEKFAKFKSTEIANLDRDVVVNNLVDSGLWTALRTRPFSRVPAIDSNASAIFVTAMDTNPLAADAALIINQNSDAFVDGLNVISLLTSGKVYVCKAEGTLPKSAASNVEEQAFAGPHPAGLAGTHIHLLESAGTNRTVWSIGYQDVIAFGKLFTTGELHTDRVISLAGPAVKKPRLITTRLGASITELTASELNAGENRVISGSVLSGVKSEGVHAYLGRYHSQISVLAEGREKEFIGYMKPGSDKFSVANVFTSAFNRARQFNFTTTTGGSDRAMMPIGNYERVMPLDILPTMLLRSLVTGDTDEAVTLGCLELDEEDLALCTFSCPGKYDFGPILRNCLTTIEKEG; encoded by the coding sequence ATGATTACGATAAAAAAAGGACTGGATCTACCTATCGCAGGTAAACCTGAGCAAGTGATTCATGATGGCCCAGCTATCAAACGAGTTGCTGTTCTAGGTGAAGAGTATATTGGAATGCGCCCAACAATGAGTATTAAAGTTGGTGATCGTGTTAAGAAAGGTCAGGTTCTTTTTGAAGACAAAAAGACACCTGGCGTAAAATATACAGCCTTCGCTGCAGGAACAATTGCTGAAGTTAACCGTGGCGCTAAGCGGGTCTTACAATCGGTAGTGATTGACGTTGACGGTGATGAGAGTGAGAAATTCGCTAAGTTCAAATCAACTGAGATTGCTAATCTTGACCGCGATGTAGTGGTTAACAATCTTGTAGACTCAGGTTTATGGACTGCATTACGCACTCGTCCATTTAGCCGTGTTCCTGCAATTGATAGTAATGCATCAGCAATTTTCGTTACAGCTATGGATACTAATCCATTAGCTGCAGATGCTGCATTAATTATCAATCAAAACAGCGATGCATTTGTTGATGGTTTAAATGTTATTTCACTTTTAACAAGCGGTAAAGTTTACGTTTGTAAAGCGGAAGGTACATTACCTAAATCAGCAGCATCAAATGTTGAAGAGCAAGCATTTGCTGGTCCTCATCCTGCTGGTCTTGCTGGTACACATATCCATTTATTAGAATCAGCTGGTACAAACCGTACTGTTTGGTCTATTGGCTATCAAGATGTTATCGCTTTTGGTAAATTATTCACTACTGGTGAATTACATACAGATCGTGTTATTTCACTCGCAGGCCCTGCTGTGAAAAAACCACGTTTGATTACCACTCGTTTAGGCGCATCAATTACAGAATTAACTGCAAGTGAACTTAATGCTGGTGAAAACCGCGTTATTTCTGGTTCTGTATTATCTGGTGTTAAGTCTGAAGGTGTACATGCTTATCTTGGCCGCTACCACAGCCAAATCAGTGTATTAGCTGAAGGCCGTGAGAAAGAGTTCATCGGGTACATGAAACCTGGTAGTGACAAATTCTCTGTCGCTAACGTATTTACTTCTGCATTCAATCGTGCACGTCAATTCAACTTTACTACAACCACTGGCGGTAGTGATCGTGCAATGATGCCAATTGGTAACTATGAGCGTGTTATGCCATTAGATATCTTACCAACGATGTTACTGCGTTCACTAGTAACAGGTGATACTGATGAAGCGGTTACGTTAGGTTGTCTTGAATTAGACGAAGAAGATTTAGCGTTATGTACTTTCTCTTGCCCTGGTAAGTACGACTTTGGTCCAATTCTACGTAATTGTCTAACGACAATTGAGAAGGAAGGTTAA
- the nqrB gene encoding Na(+)-translocating NADH-quinone reductase subunit B: MGLKNYIEEIEHHFEPGGKHEKWFALYEAIATGLFTPGFVTKGKTHVRDNIDLKRIMIMVWMCTFPMIFWGMYNIGAQANTAIATGAGIAFDDWHVALLSALGVTMGEGAGIFANMVYGAVYFLPIYATVFIVGGFWEVLFAAVRKHEVNEGFFVTSILFALILPANIPLWQAAIGITFGVVIAKEVFGGTGKNFLNPALAGRAFLFFAYPSDISGDAVWTAVDGFSGATALSSAAAGGLDGLTSSLTWADAFIGNMQGSTGEVSTLLILLGGGVLLFARIASWRIVAGVMIGMVATSLLFNMIGSDTNPMFEVPFYWHLVLGGFAFGMMFMATDPVSASFTDNGKWAYGILIGLMVVLIRVVNPAFPEGMMLAILFANLFAPLFDHFVVQANIKRRLARNG, translated from the coding sequence ATGGGTCTTAAGAATTATATCGAAGAGATTGAACATCACTTCGAACCAGGTGGTAAACACGAGAAGTGGTTTGCCCTGTATGAAGCAATTGCAACAGGCCTATTTACACCTGGTTTTGTGACAAAAGGTAAAACACACGTACGTGATAACATTGATTTAAAACGTATCATGATTATGGTGTGGATGTGTACTTTCCCAATGATTTTCTGGGGTATGTATAACATTGGTGCTCAAGCAAATACGGCTATCGCAACAGGTGCTGGTATTGCATTTGACGATTGGCACGTTGCACTACTTAGTGCGCTTGGCGTTACTATGGGTGAGGGTGCTGGCATCTTTGCAAACATGGTGTACGGTGCAGTATATTTCCTCCCTATTTACGCGACAGTGTTTATAGTGGGCGGTTTCTGGGAAGTTTTATTTGCAGCAGTGCGTAAGCATGAAGTAAATGAAGGTTTCTTCGTAACATCTATTCTATTTGCACTTATCCTGCCTGCTAACATTCCATTATGGCAAGCGGCTATCGGTATTACTTTCGGTGTTGTAATCGCGAAAGAAGTATTCGGTGGTACAGGTAAGAACTTCTTAAATCCTGCATTAGCAGGTCGTGCGTTCTTATTCTTCGCATACCCATCTGACATTTCAGGTGATGCTGTTTGGACTGCTGTTGATGGTTTCTCTGGTGCTACAGCGCTAAGCTCTGCAGCTGCTGGCGGTCTTGACGGTCTAACAAGTTCACTAACTTGGGCGGATGCATTCATTGGTAACATGCAAGGTTCTACGGGTGAAGTATCTACATTACTAATCCTATTAGGCGGCGGTGTTTTATTGTTTGCTCGTATCGCATCGTGGAGAATTGTTGCTGGTGTAATGATTGGTATGGTAGCGACAAGCTTACTATTCAACATGATTGGTTCTGACACTAATCCAATGTTCGAAGTACCATTCTACTGGCATTTAGTACTGGGTGGTTTCGCATTCGGTATGATGTTCATGGCGACTGATCCTGTATCAGCATCATTTACTGATAACGGTAAATGGGCTTACGGTATCCTTATCGGCTTAATGGTTGTACTGATTCGTGTAGTTAATCCTGCATTCCCAGAAGGTATGATGCTAGCAATCTTATTTGCTAACTTATTCGCACCTCTATTTGATCACTTTGTTGTTCAAGCTAACATTAAACGGAGACTTGCACGCAATGGCTAG
- the nqrC gene encoding Na+-translocating NADH-quinone reductase subunit C — translation MASKETPLKTITVVAALCLVCSIIVSGAAVGLRDAQNANKALDKQTNLLSVAGKLEANANVGEIYAKFVEAKFVDLSTGEYVEENAATFDQLKNVKDLTKSTDLTGKDVAGIKRRSNVADVYLVKDAQGNVESYVLPVYGRGLWSTMYAFVAIDKDGKTVKRIQYYDQGETPGLGGEVLNPLWTAKWKGKQLFDANGDVAIRIVKGGGQDKTPSGIDGLSGATLTSQGVENTFQFWIGDSGFGPFLKKLQNGGLNNG, via the coding sequence ATGGCTAGTAAAGAAACTCCACTGAAAACTATCACCGTCGTTGCGGCGCTGTGTTTAGTATGTTCAATCATCGTATCTGGTGCAGCTGTAGGCTTACGTGATGCTCAAAATGCTAACAAAGCATTGGATAAGCAAACTAACCTACTTTCTGTTGCTGGCAAGTTAGAAGCAAATGCGAACGTTGGCGAAATTTACGCTAAATTTGTTGAAGCTAAATTTGTTGATTTAAGTACGGGTGAGTATGTTGAAGAAAATGCAGCGACATTTGATCAACTTAAAAACGTAAAAGATCTAACGAAAAGTACCGACCTAACAGGTAAAGATGTTGCTGGTATCAAACGTCGTTCAAATGTTGCTGATGTTTATCTTGTAAAAGATGCACAAGGTAACGTTGAATCTTACGTTCTGCCTGTATACGGTCGTGGCCTATGGTCAACGATGTATGCATTCGTTGCAATCGACAAAGATGGCAAAACAGTGAAACGCATTCAGTACTATGACCAAGGTGAAACTCCGGGTCTAGGTGGTGAAGTGTTAAACCCACTGTGGACAGCTAAATGGAAAGGCAAACAACTATTCGATGCGAATGGTGATGTTGCAATCCGTATCGTGAAAGGTGGCGGTCAAGATAAGACTCCTTCAGGTATTGATGGTCTATCTGGCGCGACGCTAACTAGCCAAGGTGTTGAAAATACATTCCAGTTCTGGATTGGTGACAGCGGTTTTGGTCCTTTCTTGAAGAAATTGCAAAACGGAGGCTTAAACAATGGCTAA
- the nqrD gene encoding Na+-translocating NADH-quinone reductase subunit D has translation MAKSDLREVVTSPIVTNNPIALQILGVCSALAVTTKMETAFVMTIAVMLVTAFSSFFISLVRNVIPNSVRIIVQMAIIASLVIVVDQVLKAVAFQLSKELSVFVGLIITNCIVMGRAEAYAMKSKPIPSFLDGIGNGLGYGAILLAVATVREIFGSGTWFGIEILPLIQNGGWYQSNGLLLLPPSAFFIIGLLIWALRTWKPEQVEPKG, from the coding sequence ATGGCTAAGTCTGACTTAAGAGAAGTAGTTACTTCCCCTATTGTTACTAACAACCCTATTGCATTACAAATCCTAGGTGTTTGTTCTGCTCTGGCTGTAACAACTAAGATGGAAACAGCGTTTGTAATGACAATCGCGGTAATGCTAGTAACTGCCTTCTCAAGTTTCTTTATCTCATTAGTACGTAATGTTATTCCTAACAGTGTGCGTATTATTGTGCAAATGGCTATCATTGCATCACTTGTAATCGTTGTTGACCAGGTACTTAAAGCGGTAGCGTTCCAGTTATCAAAAGAGCTTTCGGTATTCGTTGGTCTGATCATTACAAACTGTATTGTAATGGGTCGTGCTGAAGCATACGCAATGAAGAGCAAGCCAATTCCAAGTTTCTTAGACGGTATCGGTAACGGTTTAGGTTACGGTGCAATCTTACTTGCTGTTGCGACAGTACGTGAAATCTTTGGTTCAGGCACTTGGTTTGGTATTGAAATCTTACCACTAATCCAAAACGGTGGTTGGTACCAATCAAATGGTCTATTACTACTTCCGCCAAGTGCATTCTTCATCATTGGTTTATTGATTTGGGCTCTACGTACGTGGAAACCAGAGCAAGTTGAGCCAAAGGGGTAA
- the nqrE gene encoding Na+-translocating NADH-quinone reductase subunit E, whose translation MEHYISLFVRAIFIENLALSFFLGMCTFLAVSKKVTTAIGLGVAVTAVLTISIPVNQVIYSGVLAPGALAWAGFPEADLSFLGFITFIGVIAALVQILEMVLDKFLPALYNALGIFLPLITVNCAIFGGVSFMVQRDYNFTESVVYGFGSGLGWMLAIVAMAGIREKMKYSDVPDGLRGLGITFITAGLMALGFMSFSGIQL comes from the coding sequence ATGGAACATTATATTAGTTTATTCGTACGTGCTATTTTCATTGAAAACTTAGCATTATCATTCTTCTTAGGCATGTGTACATTCCTTGCGGTATCTAAGAAAGTGACAACAGCGATCGGTCTTGGTGTTGCAGTAACAGCTGTACTTACCATTTCAATCCCTGTTAACCAAGTTATCTATAGTGGCGTACTTGCACCAGGTGCACTTGCATGGGCTGGTTTCCCAGAAGCTGATTTAAGCTTCTTAGGTTTCATTACGTTCATTGGTGTTATTGCTGCGCTAGTACAAATCTTAGAGATGGTGTTAGACAAGTTCTTACCAGCTCTATATAACGCACTGGGTATTTTCCTACCGTTGATCACAGTAAACTGTGCAATTTTCGGTGGTGTATCTTTCATGGTACAACGTGACTACAACTTTACAGAATCAGTAGTATATGGTTTTGGTAGTGGTCTAGGTTGGATGTTAGCTATCGTTGCGATGGCCGGTATTCGTGAGAAAATGAAATATTCAGATGTGCCAGATGGGCTACGTGGTTTAGGTATTACCTTTATTACAGCGGGTCTTATGGCGCTAGGTTTCATGTCATTTTCTGGTATTCAGTTATAA
- the nqrF gene encoding NADH-uniquinone oxidoreductase subunit F: MEIILGVVMFTIIVLALVTVILFAKSKLVSEGDITISINGDAEKSVVAGAGGKLLGALAGSGIFVSSACGGGGTCGQCRVKVKSGGGDILPTELDHISKGEAREGDRLACQVSVKVDMDIELPEEIFGVKKWECEVISNDNKATFIKELKMAIPNGEVVPFRAGGYIQIEAPAHHVKYSDYDIPEEYRGDWKHFGFFDIESKVDEETIRAYSMANCPDEAGIIMLNVRIATPPPRNLSLPAGKMSSYIWSLKEGDKVTISGPFGEFFAKETDNEMVFVGGGAGMAPMRSHIFDQLNRLNTDRKVSFWYGARSKREMFYVEDFDMLAKENENFEWHVALSDPQPEDNWEGYTGFIHNVILENYLADHEAPEDCEYYMCGPPMMNAAVIGMLKDLGVEDENILLDDFG, translated from the coding sequence ATGGAAATCATTCTCGGCGTAGTCATGTTCACTATTATCGTTTTAGCACTAGTAACAGTTATTCTGTTTGCTAAGTCTAAATTGGTAAGTGAAGGTGATATTACAATTAGTATTAACGGCGACGCTGAAAAATCAGTGGTAGCTGGAGCGGGTGGAAAATTACTCGGAGCACTTGCAGGTAGTGGTATTTTTGTATCATCAGCTTGTGGCGGCGGTGGCACATGTGGTCAATGTCGTGTGAAAGTTAAATCAGGTGGTGGTGATATTCTTCCAACTGAACTTGATCATATCTCTAAAGGTGAAGCTCGTGAAGGCGACCGTTTAGCATGTCAAGTTAGCGTAAAAGTTGACATGGACATCGAACTACCTGAAGAAATTTTTGGTGTGAAGAAATGGGAATGTGAAGTTATTTCTAACGATAACAAAGCAACATTCATTAAAGAGCTTAAAATGGCTATTCCAAACGGCGAAGTGGTTCCTTTCCGTGCCGGTGGTTATATCCAAATTGAAGCGCCTGCTCACCATGTTAAATATTCAGATTATGATATTCCTGAAGAATATCGTGGTGACTGGAAGCACTTTGGCTTCTTTGACATCGAGTCTAAAGTTGATGAAGAAACGATCCGTGCTTATTCTATGGCTAACTGCCCAGATGAAGCGGGTATCATTATGTTGAACGTGCGTATCGCTACGCCACCGCCACGTAATCTTTCTTTACCAGCAGGTAAAATGTCATCATACATTTGGAGCCTAAAAGAAGGCGACAAAGTCACTATCTCAGGTCCATTTGGTGAGTTCTTTGCAAAAGAAACTGACAATGAAATGGTATTTGTTGGTGGTGGTGCTGGTATGGCGCCTATGCGTTCACACATCTTTGATCAACTTAACCGTCTGAATACAGATCGTAAAGTTTCATTCTGGTATGGTGCGCGTTCTAAGCGTGAAATGTTCTATGTTGAAGATTTCGATATGCTTGCTAAAGAAAACGAAAACTTTGAATGGCATGTCGCATTAAGTGATCCACAACCAGAAGATAACTGGGAAGGTTACACTGGCTTCATCCATAACGTGATCCTTGAGAATTATCTCGCAGATCACGAAGCACCAGAAGATTGTGAGTACTACATGTGTGGTCCACCAATGATGAATGCTGCTGTTATCGGTATGCTGAAAGATCTTGGTGTTGAAGATGAAAACATCTTACTTGATGATTTTGGTTAA
- a CDS encoding thiamine biosynthesis lipoprotein ApbE precursor yields MYRWLVLMGLAIFILGCSEQKSTEEVLFSGPTMGTTYHMKVVGFPLSEQDKQDIQVEIDKRLELVNDQMSTYRPNSELSRFNQSVAVTGFEVSRDTAIVVLEALRLNVLTNGALDVTVGPLVNLWGFGPDNKPEKIPSEQELNDVKQRIGIEHLSATETTLSKDIDGLYVDLSSIAKGYGVDVIADYFASLGIENYLVEVGGELRINGVNARGIDWQVAIEKPTADNQSVQEVIAVGNNAIATSGDYRNYYELDGERFAHTIDPASGKPIKHKLVSVTVIHTSSMTADAFATALMVMGEKDGLEFAKQQGLAVLMISKSDSGYNEVYTKQFEPYLK; encoded by the coding sequence ATGTATCGATGGCTAGTTCTGATGGGGCTAGCCATTTTCATTCTTGGTTGTAGTGAACAAAAAAGTACAGAAGAAGTACTTTTTTCTGGTCCTACTATGGGTACAACTTATCACATGAAAGTCGTGGGTTTCCCACTGTCTGAACAAGATAAGCAAGATATTCAAGTCGAGATTGATAAACGTTTAGAATTAGTTAACGATCAGATGTCGACTTATCGTCCTAATTCAGAGTTGTCACGCTTTAATCAAAGCGTAGCGGTTACTGGTTTTGAAGTATCACGTGATACGGCAATAGTTGTGCTAGAAGCTCTTCGTTTAAATGTTCTGACTAATGGGGCACTAGATGTAACTGTTGGTCCGTTAGTTAATCTGTGGGGATTTGGGCCGGATAATAAACCGGAAAAAATACCATCAGAGCAAGAGTTGAATGATGTCAAACAACGTATTGGTATTGAGCACTTATCTGCTACAGAAACCACATTAAGCAAAGATATTGATGGCTTATATGTTGATTTGTCTTCGATTGCTAAGGGTTATGGCGTTGATGTTATCGCGGATTACTTTGCTTCACTAGGGATTGAAAACTACTTAGTTGAAGTGGGCGGTGAACTGCGTATTAATGGTGTTAATGCACGTGGTATTGATTGGCAAGTTGCGATTGAGAAGCCGACAGCGGATAATCAAAGTGTGCAAGAAGTGATTGCGGTTGGGAACAATGCAATTGCAACATCGGGTGATTACCGTAATTATTACGAGCTTGATGGTGAGCGTTTTGCGCACACTATTGATCCTGCAAGCGGTAAACCAATTAAACATAAGCTGGTTTCTGTGACTGTTATCCATACTTCATCAATGACAGCTGATGCCTTCGCCACAGCGTTAATGGTGATGGGTGAGAAAGATGGTCTTGAGTTTGCGAAACAGCAAGGTTTAGCTGTATTGATGATCTCAAAGTCAGATTCAGGTTATAATGAAGTGTATACCAAACAGTTCGAACCTTATTTAAAGTAG
- a CDS encoding membrane protein, producing the protein MAYFAATFIMFALVIAGMSIGYIVQKKSITGSCGGISNLGMEKACDCPDPCDKRKAKMAKEEAKQMMLNENRII; encoded by the coding sequence ATGGCTTATTTTGCTGCGACATTTATTATGTTTGCGTTAGTTATTGCTGGTATGTCGATTGGCTATATCGTGCAAAAGAAATCGATCACAGGTAGCTGTGGCGGTATTAGTAACTTAGGTATGGAGAAGGCGTGTGATTGCCCCGATCCATGTGATAAGCGTAAAGCTAAAATGGCAAAAGAAGAAGCTAAACAAATGATGTTAAACGAAAATCGTATCATCTAG